In a genomic window of Streptomyces katrae:
- a CDS encoding GNAT family N-acetyltransferase: MRYRYATEADAPALARLFAANHHDALTEEQRTAQGFVQGTFDAATLRDMAAADELLVADDGEGRIAGLLALSVAADMADPPAAVTGLLRAQSGLAWRGRPLDEVPWLLYGPVVVDAAFRGHGVARGLFAMAVETSAGRAEALVAFIEAGNAPSWRVHVDALGMTPLGDYTVADRTYHAVATAAGA, from the coding sequence ATGCGCTACCGATACGCCACCGAGGCCGACGCGCCCGCCCTGGCCCGGCTCTTCGCCGCCAACCACCACGACGCCCTGACCGAGGAGCAGCGCACCGCGCAGGGCTTCGTCCAGGGCACCTTCGACGCCGCCACCCTGCGCGACATGGCCGCCGCCGACGAGCTGCTGGTGGCCGACGACGGGGAGGGCCGCATCGCCGGGCTGCTCGCGCTGTCCGTCGCCGCCGACATGGCCGACCCGCCGGCGGCGGTCACCGGACTGCTGCGGGCCCAGTCCGGCCTCGCCTGGCGGGGGCGTCCGCTGGATGAGGTGCCGTGGCTGCTGTACGGGCCGGTGGTGGTCGACGCCGCCTTCCGCGGGCACGGGGTGGCCCGGGGCCTGTTCGCCATGGCCGTGGAGACGTCGGCGGGCCGCGCCGAGGCCCTGGTCGCCTTCATCGAGGCGGGCAACGCGCCCTCCTGGCGCGTCCACGTGGACGCCCTCGGCATGACCCCGCTCGGCGACTACACCGTCGCGGACCGCACCTACCACGCCGTCGCCACCGCCGCCGGGGCCTGA
- a CDS encoding TetR/AcrR family transcriptional regulator C-terminal domain-containing protein encodes MTRLNRERVLRAAVSLADEGGIESLSMRRLAQELDVVPMALYKHVANKEQLLDGMVDAVVGEIELPDDRSDWREAVRGRVLSARRVLLRHRWAYRVIESRSAPTPAVLGYLDSMIGVLRGGGLSADLAHHAMHALGSRVLGFSQELFDASGGGAGDGASGGAPPDPALAERFPHIAELAGAAAHDAGSVVGGGCDDQFEFEFALDLLLDGFERLRAAGWTSAR; translated from the coding sequence ATGACGCGGCTGAACCGGGAGCGGGTGCTGCGGGCCGCCGTCTCGCTCGCCGACGAGGGCGGGATCGAGTCGCTGAGCATGCGCAGGCTGGCGCAGGAGCTGGACGTCGTACCGATGGCGCTCTACAAGCACGTGGCCAACAAGGAGCAGCTGCTCGACGGCATGGTCGACGCCGTCGTCGGGGAGATCGAGCTCCCCGACGACCGCTCGGACTGGCGGGAGGCGGTACGGGGGCGGGTGCTGTCGGCGCGGCGGGTGCTGCTGCGCCACCGCTGGGCGTACCGGGTGATCGAGTCGCGCAGCGCGCCGACGCCGGCGGTGCTGGGGTACCTGGACTCGATGATCGGGGTGCTGCGGGGCGGCGGGCTCTCCGCCGACCTGGCCCACCACGCGATGCACGCGCTGGGCAGCCGGGTCCTGGGGTTCAGCCAGGAGCTGTTCGACGCCTCGGGCGGCGGGGCGGGCGACGGCGCGAGCGGCGGGGCGCCCCCGGATCCGGCGCTGGCGGAGCGCTTCCCGCACATCGCGGAGCTGGCCGGGGCGGCCGCGCACGACGCGGGCTCGGTGGTGGGCGGCGGCTGCGACGACCAGTTCGAGTTCGAGTTCGCGCTGGACCTGCTGCTGGACGGCTTCGAGCGGCTCCGCGCGGCGGGCTGGACCTCGGCCCGCTAG
- a CDS encoding DUF4386 domain-containing protein produces MRRTAVTAGVLFLLTEAAAIAGAVLYRPLLTGEGAGADGRAVLGALCELVLVAAVAGTAVTLFPVVRRWGGTAALGYLCARLLEAVLILFGIVAVLALVTLRREPAGPGADAVATVLVAVHDWTFLLGPNLFLGLNTALLAALMYRSRLVPRPIAVLGLVGGPLICASAVAVLSGLYAQLSVPGSLAALPVFAWEVSLALWLVARGFRRTAVSPR; encoded by the coding sequence ATGAGAAGGACCGCCGTCACGGCAGGCGTGCTGTTCCTGCTGACCGAGGCCGCCGCGATCGCCGGGGCGGTCCTCTACCGCCCCCTGCTCACCGGGGAGGGGGCCGGGGCCGACGGCCGGGCGGTGCTCGGGGCCCTGTGCGAACTGGTCCTGGTGGCCGCCGTCGCCGGCACCGCCGTGACCCTGTTCCCCGTCGTCCGCCGCTGGGGCGGGACGGCCGCCCTCGGCTACCTCTGCGCCCGCCTGCTGGAAGCGGTGCTCATCCTGTTCGGGATCGTGGCCGTACTGGCCCTGGTCACCCTGCGCCGCGAGCCGGCCGGGCCAGGGGCGGACGCCGTCGCCACGGTGCTGGTGGCCGTGCACGACTGGACGTTCCTGCTCGGCCCCAACCTCTTCCTCGGGCTGAACACCGCCCTGCTGGCCGCGCTCATGTACCGCTCCCGGCTCGTGCCCCGGCCCATCGCCGTCCTCGGCCTGGTCGGAGGCCCGCTGATCTGCGCCTCGGCCGTCGCCGTGCTGTCCGGGCTCTACGCCCAGCTCTCCGTGCCCGGCTCGCTCGCCGCGCTCCCGGTCTTCGCCTGGGAGGTCTCCCTCGCCCTCTGGCTCGTCGCCCGCGGCTTCCGGCGCACCGCCGTCAGCCCTCGATGA
- a CDS encoding nitroreductase/quinone reductase family protein: protein MNSVALAVDWDHPTDPRPGPRLEHVRTYVSSGGTDGHLWHGVPTLLLTTLDRASGRAVRTPLVYGRDAGRLLVVAAGTGGPHHPSWYGNLVAHPEVRVQVGTAAFPAWARTAGPQERETYWEAMTALWPLFDDHQATARPRELPLVIIEG, encoded by the coding sequence ATGAACAGCGTCGCCCTCGCCGTCGACTGGGACCACCCCACGGACCCCCGCCCGGGGCCGCGGCTGGAACACGTGCGGACGTACGTGTCGAGCGGCGGCACGGACGGTCACCTGTGGCACGGGGTCCCCACCCTGCTGCTGACCACCCTGGACCGGGCCTCCGGCCGGGCGGTGCGCACCCCGCTGGTCTACGGGCGGGACGCGGGCCGGCTGCTGGTGGTGGCCGCCGGTACGGGCGGTCCGCACCACCCGTCCTGGTACGGCAACCTCGTCGCGCACCCGGAGGTCCGCGTCCAGGTCGGCACGGCGGCCTTCCCGGCCTGGGCGCGGACGGCGGGTCCGCAGGAGCGGGAGACGTACTGGGAGGCCATGACGGCGCTGTGGCCCCTCTTCGACGACCACCAGGCCACGGCCCGGCCCCGGGAGCTCCCGCTGGTGATCATCGAGGGCTGA
- a CDS encoding YdcF family protein, whose amino-acid sequence MAAFALPALLLLALCVSAYKDRRRFRNAVLFGLTFITFSAALLFQVTALPGWAALTIIALAFAAPTVGTMVIGGFLIANGVTMVRKEGRRPANLLSMLAGLGIFGMIALLIAVPMFHSVVLTGAAATLTLVVAYVAFVFLCFLGYAFLYGRIKVRGDVDHVVMLGSGLIGGDRVPPLLASRLRKGQEIYAAQLARGARPPVLLTSGGKGSDERVAEARAMADWLIAEGVPAEHITLEDRSRTTEENMLFSKEIMLADDAGYRCVVVTNNFHAFRAAMMARKAGVNGQVVGSPTARYFLPSATLREFVAVFWEHRAVNLSICGLLIAIGTAATLAAA is encoded by the coding sequence ATGGCCGCCTTCGCCCTCCCCGCCCTCCTGCTCCTCGCCCTGTGCGTCAGCGCGTACAAGGACCGCCGCCGCTTCCGCAACGCGGTGCTGTTCGGCCTGACGTTCATCACCTTCTCGGCCGCCCTGCTCTTCCAGGTGACGGCCCTGCCGGGCTGGGCGGCGCTGACGATCATCGCGCTCGCGTTCGCCGCGCCCACCGTGGGCACGATGGTCATCGGGGGCTTCCTGATAGCCAACGGCGTGACGATGGTCCGCAAGGAGGGACGCCGCCCGGCCAACCTGCTGTCGATGCTGGCGGGGCTCGGGATCTTCGGGATGATCGCGCTGCTGATCGCCGTCCCGATGTTCCACTCCGTCGTCCTGACCGGGGCGGCGGCGACGCTGACCCTGGTCGTGGCCTATGTGGCGTTCGTCTTCCTGTGCTTCCTCGGGTACGCCTTCCTCTACGGCCGGATCAAGGTCCGCGGGGACGTCGACCACGTGGTGATGCTGGGCTCCGGGCTGATCGGCGGGGACCGGGTGCCGCCGCTGCTGGCCTCGCGGCTGCGCAAGGGGCAGGAGATCTACGCGGCCCAGCTGGCCCGGGGCGCGCGCCCCCCGGTGCTGCTGACCTCGGGCGGCAAGGGGTCGGACGAGCGGGTCGCGGAGGCGCGGGCGATGGCGGACTGGCTGATCGCCGAGGGGGTTCCGGCGGAGCACATCACGCTGGAGGACCGCTCGCGCACGACCGAGGAGAACATGCTGTTCTCGAAGGAGATCATGCTGGCGGACGACGCGGGCTACCGGTGCGTGGTGGTCACCAACAACTTCCACGCCTTCCGGGCCGCGATGATGGCCCGCAAGGCGGGGGTCAACGGGCAGGTGGTGGGCTCGCCGACGGCCCGCTACTTCCTGCCGAGCGCGACCTTGCGCGAGTTCGTCGCGGTGTTCTGGGAGCACCGGGCGGTCAACCTGTCGATCTGCGGGCTGCTGATCGCGATCGGCACGGCGGCGACGCTCGCCGCGGCCTGA